Proteins encoded within one genomic window of Kibdelosporangium phytohabitans:
- a CDS encoding response regulator transcription factor has product MTTSVFIVDDHELVRRGLVSLLADETDMRVVGQAGTVVEALAQVPEHLPDVAVLDVRLPDGDGVQLCRDLQLRCPEVRCLMLTPFVDPETMTEAMAAGAAGVVPKHVAGAELTSAIRIVGAGGRLSQDPQPEQTHDPLHTLTRRERSVLRLIGEGLTNRQIAERLNLAEKTVKNYVSSVLGKLGLRRRTQAAVLAAELRHRL; this is encoded by the coding sequence ATGACAACCAGCGTCTTCATCGTCGACGACCATGAACTGGTCCGGCGTGGTCTCGTCTCCCTGCTCGCCGACGAGACCGACATGCGAGTGGTCGGCCAGGCAGGCACCGTGGTCGAGGCGTTGGCCCAAGTCCCCGAGCACCTGCCGGACGTGGCCGTCCTTGACGTCCGCCTGCCCGACGGCGACGGCGTCCAGCTCTGCCGTGACCTGCAGCTGCGCTGCCCGGAGGTGCGGTGCCTGATGCTGACACCGTTCGTGGACCCCGAGACCATGACCGAGGCCATGGCTGCCGGTGCCGCGGGTGTCGTGCCCAAACACGTGGCCGGGGCCGAGCTGACCAGCGCGATCAGGATCGTCGGCGCGGGCGGGCGGCTGTCGCAGGACCCGCAGCCCGAGCAGACCCACGACCCGCTGCACACGCTGACCAGACGCGAACGGTCGGTACTGCGGCTGATCGGCGAGGGCCTGACCAACCGGCAGATCGCCGAGCGGCTCAACCTGGCGGAGAAGACGGTGAAGAACTACGTCTCCAGCGTGCTCGGCAAACTCGGCCTGCGCAGGCGCACCCAGGCCGCGGTCCTGGCCGCGGAATTGCGCCACCGGCTCTGA
- a CDS encoding LuxR C-terminal-related transcriptional regulator gives MRVVLAEDLYLLRDGLTLLLEANGFDVVAAVSTGPELVKALDELRPDVAVVDVRLPPTFTDEGLQAALAARRKVPGLPVLVLSQHVEQLYARELLADGAGAIGYLLKDRVLNSDQFIDAVRRVAGGGTAMDPEVISKLLASNARHEPLAELSPREREVLELMAGGKSNAAIAAQLFVSEGAVGKHTANIFAKLRLVPSDDTNRRVLAVLAYLNSTEA, from the coding sequence GTGCGCGTTGTCCTCGCCGAGGACCTCTACCTCCTCCGAGACGGACTGACCCTGCTGCTCGAGGCGAACGGGTTCGACGTGGTCGCGGCCGTGTCGACCGGGCCCGAGCTGGTCAAGGCGCTCGACGAGCTCCGCCCGGACGTGGCTGTCGTCGACGTCCGGTTGCCGCCGACCTTCACCGACGAGGGCCTGCAGGCGGCGCTCGCGGCGCGCCGCAAAGTGCCGGGTCTGCCCGTGCTGGTCCTGTCGCAGCACGTGGAGCAGTTGTACGCGCGGGAACTGCTGGCGGATGGCGCCGGGGCGATCGGCTATCTGCTCAAGGACCGGGTGCTCAATTCGGACCAATTCATCGACGCGGTCCGCCGGGTCGCCGGCGGCGGCACCGCGATGGACCCCGAGGTCATCTCGAAACTGCTGGCCAGCAACGCGCGCCACGAGCCGCTGGCCGAGCTCAGCCCGCGTGAGCGGGAGGTGCTCGAGCTGATGGCCGGCGGGAAGTCGAACGCCGCGATCGCCGCGCAGCTGTTCGTCAGCGAGGGCGCGGTGGGCAAGCACACCGCGAACATCTTCGCCAAGCTGCGGCTGGTGCCGTCCGACGACACCAACCGGCGGGTGCTCGCCGTGCTCGCGTACCTCAACAGCACCGAGGCGTAA
- a CDS encoding RNA polymerase sigma factor, with product MPVPDASTRTDDYWQECIRIRPTLVRIAARRCAAPVDPDDIVNEALIRGAEFNDLDMSRIEQFLVSTVTRLCADEIRRRTVATRMANHPRLVPPSAEDPAEFACDKAEARWLAIRILALPRRDRALVDMLADGMGHSEIARELGTTTQGAHSALYRLRKRIGAHRPIG from the coding sequence ATGCCGGTCCCGGACGCAAGTACGCGTACCGACGACTACTGGCAGGAGTGCATCAGGATCCGGCCGACTCTGGTCCGGATCGCCGCCCGGCGTTGCGCGGCACCGGTGGACCCCGATGACATTGTCAACGAAGCCCTGATCCGCGGGGCCGAGTTCAACGACCTCGACATGAGCAGGATCGAACAGTTCCTGGTCTCCACAGTCACCCGGCTGTGCGCGGATGAGATCAGGCGCCGCACGGTGGCCACCCGGATGGCCAACCACCCCCGGCTCGTCCCGCCCTCCGCCGAGGATCCGGCGGAATTCGCCTGTGACAAGGCGGAAGCGCGGTGGCTGGCGATCCGGATCCTGGCGCTGCCGCGCCGCGACCGCGCGCTGGTCGACATGCTGGCCGACGGGATGGGCCACAGCGAGATCGCGCGGGAACTCGGTACGACGACACAGGGCGCGCATTCGGCGCTCTACCGGCTGCGCAAGCGGATCGGGGCGCATCGACCGATCGGTTGA
- a CDS encoding ABC transporter ATP-binding protein, with the protein MSVIEVANLHKRYRDKIAVRDVSFAVAEGEIFGILGPNGAGKTTTVECVAGLRVPDSGTIRVLGMDPRRDARKLHTLIGVQLQESQLQERMKVWEALHLYASFYPTPADWERLLGEWGMAKQRDVAYGKLSGGQKQRLFIMLALVGRPRVVFLDELTTGLDPQARRETWELVERLRQTGVTVVLVTHFMEEAERLCDRLAVIDDGGVVAIDTPGGLVARADDRQRIRFRVPGPFDERMLAAIPEVNEVAQQGSHIVVTGRGDLLYAVTAVLARNHIVASDLRVEQANLDDAFVALTGKRF; encoded by the coding sequence ATGTCAGTCATCGAGGTAGCCAACCTGCACAAGCGGTACCGCGACAAGATCGCGGTACGGGATGTGTCCTTCGCCGTGGCCGAGGGTGAGATCTTCGGCATCCTCGGTCCCAACGGCGCCGGCAAGACGACCACGGTCGAGTGCGTCGCGGGCCTGCGGGTCCCCGACAGCGGCACGATCCGCGTGCTCGGAATGGACCCGCGGCGCGACGCACGGAAATTGCACACCCTGATCGGCGTGCAATTGCAGGAAAGCCAGCTGCAGGAGCGCATGAAGGTTTGGGAAGCCCTGCACCTGTACGCGTCGTTCTACCCCACCCCGGCTGACTGGGAGCGCCTGCTCGGCGAATGGGGCATGGCCAAACAGCGTGACGTGGCGTACGGCAAGCTCTCCGGTGGGCAGAAACAGCGGCTGTTCATCATGCTCGCGCTGGTCGGGCGACCGCGTGTGGTGTTCCTCGACGAGCTGACCACCGGCCTGGACCCGCAGGCGCGCCGGGAGACGTGGGAGCTGGTCGAACGGCTGCGCCAGACCGGCGTGACCGTCGTGCTGGTCACCCATTTCATGGAGGAGGCCGAGCGCCTCTGCGACCGGTTGGCTGTGATCGACGACGGCGGCGTGGTGGCCATCGACACGCCAGGCGGGCTCGTGGCCCGCGCGGACGACCGCCAGCGGATCCGGTTCCGCGTCCCCGGGCCGTTCGACGAACGCATGCTCGCCGCGATTCCCGAGGTCAACGAGGTGGCTCAGCAGGGCAGCCACATCGTGGTGACCGGCCGCGGTGATCTGTTGTACGCCGTGACCGCGGTTCTCGCGCGCAACCACATCGTCGCCTCCGATCTACGGGTCGAGCAGGCCAATCTGGACGACGCCTTCGTGGCGCTCACCGGCAAACGCTTCTGA